A stretch of DNA from Orcinus orca chromosome 3, mOrcOrc1.1, whole genome shotgun sequence:
atgtgtgtgtgtgtgtgtgtgtgtgcgcttttATATGACATTAGCTTATTTCCTGTTCATGATTCTTTGATTCAAGAAGGCACTTTTTGTGCATATACTGTATATACAGTAACATAAAAGACACGATGAGACTCTTCTGGCAATGAATTAGGAAAGTGAatcctttaaataaatttaagatattGGAAAACTTCTAAGAAtgcaatgaaagataaaaatatatactatgagAATTACATTTGGTAATGTGCATGAAAGCAGGGCATAATCTAAAAAGTTCTATCTAAATATAATTTATCACAGGGTGAGTGTAGGGAGGAATTTTTGAAAGTGCATCCATTGGATTGGCGGacactcattcaataaatgttgagcaCCTGCTCATGTAAGGCAAAAGGGGCATCATGAACATTAATGGCCTTTCTGAGAAATACTAGAGATGAGCTTACAGGGGGTTTTAAGTGCATAGATGATGAGCGAAAGGGGAAGAGTGCACAGGGGTGAATATTTTCAAGAAGCCAAAGAAAATATTGGTGATTGTACATTTAATAAATTGGGTTGGGTATGATTTAGGACTTTTAAACGTAAGCATTAGATATTTTGCTCACTAAAGTTAATTCTTAACATTCAGCAGAGttgtaatatgttttattcaaatcagattctatatttcattttctaatttaagaGAAACTTAAAGCAGGTAATTTTCTAATGTGGAATGAGGCTCCGTTATGAATTGAACTAGTTAgaaatgtgatcttttgtgaaaGATCATTAATAAAACAATAACTTTGGTTTATTTATATACCACCTAAGTGTTATATAGGAAACTTTGTTGGGTGCCTGTGGGTTTTGGTTACTATGTGATATGGTCTCTGTCTTTACTGGTGGAGAGTTAGGTTAATTACAAATTAATTACATCTTGAGTGTTTTAGTTTTGTTCCTTGAAAATAGGCAAGACTACTTTTGATGACAATGAGAAAAAATTATGTCAGACATTTTTAGTCTTCTTTTATAGCTGGAACATGAAAATGCCCACTTAAGAAATATGAATTTCTCTTTGTCTGAAGCCCTTCATGCCCACTCATTGACAAGCATGATCCTGGATGATGAAGGTGTTTTGGGCAGCATTGAGAATTCTTTTCAGAAGTTCCATGCTTTCTTGGATCTCCTTAAAGATGCTGAGTTAGTTCATTTCTCTTCATGGCGTTCTTCTCTTCGCGACTATAATGGTAGTTTGCTGAGGAGCTGGAGCAATTTTCATCACTTTCGTGGCCATATTTAGTGTAATTATAGGTAATatagttgactttttaaaatgaggaattaaattttttaagaaatgcaaatagGGGAGCCTGTTTTGGTAGAGTGGGGAGCTCATTATAAAAGAGTAACCTGTAGATAGAGTAATTAGTAGGTGTAGTTTTTTGTAAAGACTAAATTGAAGGCAGTTTTCATTGAAAATATTCGGGAATGGATAAGAATTTTCCTATCTTTCATTTACTTTGCTTGTTTGATAAGtttgaattaaagttatttttgccttagacataaaaattattattaatctgCAGGGGAGAtataggtcagtggttctcaacggGGAGCAATTTTGCTGGAAGAGGGAAGTGGAGATTGATAGTTGATGGAGTGGTGTTTTGTCAGTGAATGAATTGGTGTTGGTgttgggaaggaaggaacaaacacattcttggaaactggaggaaaggtgGTAAAGAAGTGTGGGAATAGAGGTGTGAGAGGTAATGGACGAGGTGCGTGGTAGATGTTGAAGCTGCTAGTCAGACAGTGTTCAAAATGGAGCGGTAATAGGTAAGGAGATGGGATGTGTCCTAGAGGATGAATCTGGAAAGGGCTGAGaatttgggggagagagaggcttGTAGTCTGGAGTAGGATGTTGGCTTTTAAGATTTTAGAAGTACTTCATGATTGTAGGTCTGGGGAAATCTAAACTGCTCTTATGTGATTATAATAAcctttgtcttttctcctttcctcctctggtCAAGGCTTGGGCAGCTGGCCACAATGGCTGACATAGATGAGTCAGATTTTCATTTACTAGGTCGTCCCCAGATGAATTCTACTGTTAGTAGTCCacgtaaagaagaaaagaaggcacttgaagaagaaaaatcagaatcaaaGCAGAGTGCCCCAGGACTAACGCAAAATCTCCAAGTAAGTGGACAGAACAGCACTTAATGATTCTAAGAGTGCTTAGCAAAAAGGAAATGACCAAGTCAGGGAGAAAACAATAATGATCAGTCTCTAATAGTTCACATGCTCAGGAGCTAGAAGATTCTGGAATCCTTTCCAAATCTGAGATTAGTAAATGTGTGCCCATTTCATGATACTGTATTGTTGTAAATAAGGAGACTGGAAGTTCTTTAGAAAATTTATGAGTTAAAGCAAACTATccttaatgaagaaagaaaacattagagaaaatattccagattttaaattgtataaatatCTATTCTATTCATATTTTATCTAGGTTTCTATTTGTATGCAGTCAGCTTACAATGAAGGAACACTAATGAAGGTACACAtactgatataatttttaaaataagtaatccAGACATAGCTAATAGGTAACATATTACAGTGAATCACCTGGTTATGGGAATGGGAGGGGAAAACCTGTCAGCTTTTCCTCTAGCCTTGCTTGGAGCCCCCATCAGCCAATCTCAGACTGGTCTTGGGAACTGGCAGCTTGAGAACACAGTCTGGTCACAAACTATATTATATACTGTTTACATGTGCCTGGAGGATagcaaagaaattaattttcttacagaatagggttttatttttagtgagggAAAGGAAATGGGTAATAACTACCCCAGTCACCAAAGTCTGAAAATGTAGTGGACATACCCTTGGATATAGCTAGGTTAAGCTGAGAATCACTTGGCAGGATATAATTAGAGAAAAACTGGCTCTGAAATCTTCTGAAGAATCAATTGACTGTGTTAATAATAAGATCACAGAGTAACATTGAAGTTTTGAACTCTATTTTTTAATGGTTGGCTTTGTTCATCACTGAATTTTTGtcttgtcttttgtctttccctCCAGTTTCAGAAAATTACAGGTGATGCTGGGATTCCTTTGCCTCTCAACTCCTTCCATGTCCCAGTCTCTACTCAGGAGGCCTTAGAAACTTCCAAAGACAACCTGGGGGTCGCAGTCACAGAGCAGTGGCAGGAGTCTTTTGAAGATTTCATTGCTAGAACATGTTCTCCTTCAGCAGATGTCATTTCTGGAACTGGAagtcaaagaaaagaagaggaattatCTAGAAATAGCaggtcttcttcagagaaaatgAGCAAAGTGGGTGAATATACGAAAAACTACTCTGCTAAGAAACAACCTGGGAAGGACCTGCATTCCTGTTCTGACTCACCTGTAaagcagaaaagcaaaggaattgGGCAAAATAATTCTTTGGTTAATAAACCAATTAAAAGTGAGTCTTCgaaaaaacacatttctgttaaGAAAGAGAGTAGAATAGTGACTTTCATCAAAGACAACTAAAAAGTAAACTCAATCTACTAGAACATTCTGAAAGTGATACTCCTGGATCTGATTGTGAATTTCAAGAAAGCATCCATACTCTATCACACCTAACATaggtaaatcttttaaaattatgtttttgccttcaaattttaataaattacttatgtttttattatagcGTATGGTGGTTTCAGTTACTTGACTGGAAGCCATTAGAGAAAGATTTATCtatacttttttattataatgaaagTTTTGGTGTACTTTTCCTTGTGACACTTTGCACCATTCATTCAGCTAGTGTTTACTGAGGGCTTCATATGTACAGCACTTTTCTGGGTGCTATTGctttcagcagtgaacaaaataaagcctTTACTCTCCTGGAACTAGCACTCTGTGTTGggagaaaacataaacaacaaaGCAGGGTAAGGGTTAAAAAGAGATGGGAATGATAAATGGAATAGTTTTACCATTTGGTTAAACATCAAACTATTATAAATCACATGGCCAGAAGCCATTGAGGTGTTTTAATTCACAATAACCAGAGAGCCTCAAACATTTACCAAGGCACTTAACCGTGTTTATGGACTACAGCAACGCTCTGAGGTAGGGAACTGTTACCATCTCCGGTTACAGATGAGGAGTCTGAGGAGACATTATGTGAGTTGCCCAGAATTACACAGCTGTAAGTAAGTGGGAAGCTGCGATGTGACCcgaacccattttttttttttaatgtatggactttattatgtttcatttatgtgaattttttctttaaagattttttctgatgtcgaccatttttaaagtgtttattgcatttgttacagtattgcttctgttttatgttttggatttttggccacaaggcatgtgggatcttagctccccgaccagggatcgaaccctcaccccctccattggaaggcgaagtcttaaccaccggaccactagggaagtcccccttatGTGACTATTTTTatggcaatttttttaaattttgtttttttattgacgTAGAGTTGaattacattgttgtgttaattactgctgtacaggaaagtgactcagttacacatttatatacattctttttcatattcttttccattacggtttatcagaggatatataattccctgtgctctacagtaggacctttttggtttttttaaaatacatccacttttttttaaataaatgtatttatttatttttttatttttggctgcgttgggcctttgttgctgcactcaggctttctctagttgcggggcacaggcttctcattgtggtggcttttcttgttgcagagcacaggctctaggtgcatggacttaagtagttgtggcattgggcttagttgctctctggcatgtgggatcttcccggaccagggctcgaacccgtgtcccctgcattggcaggcgtattcttaaccactgcaccaccagggaagtcccatgtaggacctttttgtttatccatcctgtatatacaccagtttgcatctgctaatcccaaactcccaatccaaccctctcccaccccctcccccttggcaaccaccaatctattctctatgtccttgGTTATGTTTCTGTTCACAGATAGGCAGAACCCAGGCTCTTAATTACTTTGTTATCCTGTTTCCTTGTTAAGAGAAGAAGGGTTTAAGGAAGGCACCGAGAGAGAAGCCAGTGAGCACTAGAGATGCAAAAGAGTGGGGCTGTCAGAAAGCACACCTGTCTCCTTCCCCCATCTGAGCAGAATTTTTAAACGGCAGAGTATGTGATGACACACCTCTGGATTAAATTATGTCTCCCTGGTAAAACATGCACAGATAAGTCTTTAGTTCAATCAGACTGAAAGGTGAGATCAGAGAAAAGCTGGAGTGTCAGATTTCTTCTAAAAGGTCCTGCCTGATTGTTACTAATAGGGCTACTACAGTACTAGTTAGTTCATTAGTCATGGATTGGGTGTTAGAGGAGTGAAACAATGAGCAAGATGTAGCGTTGGCCCTTTAGAAGTGGAGTGAGAGGGAAGACGCACAGCAGATGTCTCATCCTGCACGTGACATGCTGTGACGGGCATATTCAAGGTGTTTGGTCAGTGTTTGTGGAAGAAGAGGGGGAGCTGTGAGGCAAAGAAAAGTCATCGAAAGAGGCAGTCCCTAAAGCTAAGTCGTAAGGGACTCATGAAAAACTGGTGAGTCAGCTGGTGAAGGGAAAGGACACTCAAGGCAGAGAGGACAGAGGAAGTCCAGAGCCATGAGTGTGCGAGGGGTGTGTTACGGAGCCacaggcacaggctctggaggatCAGTGCAGTGTCCCCAGGCAGTGGCAAGTGCCCCTAAAGGAGGCAGCGAGGAGGAGGAGAGCGGCTCTTTACCACCCATGTGCGTGGAGCTGTTTCCTCAGAAAATAGCCAAGAATGGAAAGGACAAGTTCAGGTGGCATTTCAGACCACTGACGTCAGTATGGATGAGGAATCTGAAGAAGCCTGGAGACAATTATGCCCCACTCTTCTGAGGAgcagtgtttttttattttcgaGTGGGACTTTCACGCTGCTACCTCCTCTCCTGTCCCTACTGAAAGCTTTATAGGCCGGCAGAAGGGAGACCTGGCTTAAGTAAAGTTAATCAGGTTTCTTTACTGTCCAGCTTCTCGGGGCTGCTGTAGGCTAGTGTTCATTCTGGATCATCACAGCAGGCGCATGGTACACAGCCATCCTCAAAGCTATTTGACTCTAGCGTCCTCTTTAATAGAAGTGTCTAACAACTGGTTCCACCAAACAGCAATAGCAAGAAGAAAGGGGTCTGAAATAAGGTATAGATGAAGGGAGGAAATAAGTTCTAATTGTATTTGGGAAATTACCAGCAAGCCTTGATCTTGGGAAGTAAGGAAGAAGTAGGAGGCGGAGGCTGAACCCCCATCTGTGTGACTAAGGTTGGGTGGTGCTATCATTGAGTTTGGAAATAGGGGATAAAGAACTGAATTGGGGAAAAGACTTTAGTTCTGGACATGTAGAATTTTAAAGCACCTGTAGAATTCAGGAGAAAAACTGGTAGATAACTGGACGTGCACGTGAAGACatggaaagataaaaatttgAATGTCATCAGCACATATCAGCAGTCATTAAAATCATGAACATGGATGACATTTCAGAGAATTGTGAGTACTGACAACGTTTAAGTAATAAGCAGAGAAAGAAttctgggaaggagagaggtgaTAGAGTTTCAAGAAGGAGGAAGTAGATGACAGTGTCATCCTTCAGAGAGTGTGAGTGTCCATTGGATTTGGGCAGTTAGGTCCCCAGTGACCTTAGAGCAGTTCAGTGAAGTGGTGGACAAAAAGCCAGATGGCAATAAATTGAGGGTGTAGGGCTGCCTGTGGGGGCCAGGCGGGGCTAGTGAAGACAGTGGGAATAGGCTACTCTGAAGGAGTttggatgaaaagagaaaataattagcaaaaaagaattttttagaaTGAGAAGgacttatattttatatgttgaaatgaagGAACTGATAAAGGAGATCCTGAAAGTGTAGATAATAATTTAGAGAATTGGGGAAACATGGAcatatgaataagaaaaaaaccttGCACAGTATATAAAAATCACTTGTATCCTTCGAGTTGGATGGATACTGGTAAGTTTGGGAGGAAATAAAGGTAAGAAGAGATAGAAGTTAAATGAGTTTATACTgatagcctcagttttctttgacACAGATTTTCAgagacacatatatacacatacataattacagttttaaaattctttcatagttacatattttattaatcaCGTCTgagaaaagtcattgattttcattttgtaccCCATTATCTTGTAAGGACAAGATACAGTGACAACTTCCAAGCTTTTTGCATATCAGAGCTGGAACTGAAAGTATCTCCATACTTGAATTTTCACTTTTGTGTAATAAGTTTATCCTTAGGAGGATACTTTCATAGTGTTTGATCACAGGTGAGTTTGGGCATTGCTATCACTCAATAATGTTAAGCATCTGCCAGGTTCTCTCCtatactatatattaattttttctctgttaagcaaatattttttggCGGCCTGTGGCAATAAGATACACCTAGGTCCTCTTTCCTTGGTATATTCACAGAAGCCTCTGAAAGTAAATTTCCAAGTCAGGCCATACTAAGGCCTGGCATAATAAGTTTTCAttgttaacagtttttttttgtgtttgtggggtttttttgtttttatttttttgaagcaaGGATAAGACACTGTCTTAACTCAGTAGTTGTCCATTCATTAATAAGTCAAAGAAGACATTGATGAAGCATGGTATTTTGAATATCCTTTCCACAGAATAGGTAATGGGCCATCCTGAAACTCTGGTGAGATGTTTATCATTTTCAGATTTTGGAGTGGCAGAGAAAACCCTATTACACCTTGAATTATCACTAGAAACATAAATTCAGCCAAATAAAAACAGTGCCTCTGCCTACTGAGGTTGTCAATTTCCATCTCAACAAAAGTGAACATTTCTCCTTTAgattaaaatcaagaaaatccCCTCTGTCCAGGATGCAATAATGGGGtgcaagaaagaggaaaactgaaGCTACTCCCTCTTTACACCTGAACAGTGAATTCATTCtgatatcaaatattttttatgattctgTTATGACCAGGTGCTTTATTGTTTAGAGATCAAGTTACTGTTCATTCTTGGTAAGTAAGAAAAATCCATGTTTTAGGACTCTGAATAGtacctttatatattttatatatatattaaaaataaatatatatattatatgtaatatatattccaCCTATTCAACAAAATTGTAATTTTCATCATCTCTTATGAATGATGAACTGTATTCACTCTTTGGAAAGGGCTTATAGGGCATTAAATCCTCCATTTACTTTTTATATAAGACCATGGAAACCAAATTCTCAACTGGGAGCAAACTTAGGTTTTGCTATGAAGGTTTATGCTTGCCTGGCCTTAGAGTGATAGGCCACGAACTCAAGGTGGAGTATTTTTCCTCTAAGTTACTTTCATTGATGTCTCCCTGAACAAATTTGGAGGGAGTATTTTTTGAAATAGCTTTATCTCAGtaaccctttaaaaatgcttcaggGTATGAGGAACATAACTGTCAAAATGTTCAAGCAACTCTTGTTGATTTAAGTGTAATTGATCAGGAGCAATACAGGAAGGAGCTGGGTACAAAAGACCCGAGGCTATTTCATGTATTGTTTTTGGCTTATTGTACAAAACAGAGAAAGTCTCATACACTCAAGCAGCCAAGGTCCCCTACTGTTCTCTCCTTTtagtagaaataaaagagagcTAGTTTCTCAATAGCAGCATTCTATCCTTAAGTGGGTACACAGTGATATTCTAATGGTCTCTGGAGCAGAGAATAATTCCGTGGCAGCTCTGACCTCCAGTCACCGGGTTCTCTGTAACTTAGTCTTTCATGGCCAAGGACTAtaatcattatttccatttatatttagcaTCTCAAAATTGAAAGGATTCCATGAACAACAAAACAGTAAGTGATTTCATGAAGTGTTTTAGTatggataaaataataaactataaaaatacaaatcataCTAAAGCTTTTTCTTTCTG
This window harbors:
- the LOC125963858 gene encoding centrosomal protein of 78 kDa-like — encoded protein: MNFSLSEALHAHSLTSMILDDEGVLGSIENSFQKFHAFLDLLKDAELGQLATMADIDESDFHLLGRPQMNSTVSSPRKEEKKALEEEKSESKQSAPGLTQNLQFQKITGDAGIPLPLNSFHVPVSTQEALETSKDNLGVAVTEQWQESFEDFIARTCSPSADVISGTGSQRKEEELSRNSRSSSEKMSKVGEYTKNYSAKKQPGKDLHSCSDSPVKQKSKGIGQNNSLVNKPIKSESSKKHISVKKESRIVTFIKDN